The following are from one region of the Sorghum bicolor cultivar BTx623 chromosome 2, Sorghum_bicolor_NCBIv3, whole genome shotgun sequence genome:
- the LOC8057276 gene encoding F-box/FBD/LRR-repeat protein At4g00160 has protein sequence METLAAARRAKRRKPEARKSPEQEGGAIISPLVPATSAPESNPPGPGAGGDESHIQDPPPGAVGGEEDGVDRISLLPNAILGEVISLLPTKDAARTQTLATRWRHLWRSAPLNLDGRDVRTIDVVSRILSAHRGPGRRFRFPSQHLRYYPAIVDAWLRSPALDNLQEIDCCIEMYAPDVSQAPPQPASTFRFSSCLCVATLSQCHLSDDVAQALQFPKLKKLALQWVSISEDSLHSIIAASPVLECLLLSTIFGFRCVRISSASLTSIGVGANGRYEPTVTFLEEFIIEDAPCLKRILYHRPPQLPMRMQVSVISAPSLETLGCLKYSDYSSRLTLGSTIIEPCYIKGFQVINSTTPACTVKILAVNIFKLRLDVIIDLIRCFPCLEKLYIQSYKEGDNDLWHRKHHNLIKCLDISLKTVVLNNYQGIRPQVNFATFFVLNAKMLESMTFECQRDSVTDRFLAKQHRLLQLEKRASRCARFYFTTESCRHDFLHINHVHDLSISDPFECVEAGVGACISFE, from the exons ATGGAGACTCTGGCGGCGGCTCGCCGtgccaagagaaggaagccggaGGCGCGCAAGAGCCCCGAACAGGAGGGTGGAGCAATCATCTCGCCGCTGGTACCAGCGACGAGTGCGCCTGAATCCAATCCTCCGGGTCCGGGAGCCGGAGGAGATGAATCCCACATCCAAGATCCACCGCCTGGAGCCGTCGGAGGGGAAGAAGACGGGGTCGACCGAATCAGCCTCCTCCCCAACGCCATTCTGGGTGAGGTCATCTCTCTCCTCCCCACCAAGGATGCCGCCCGCACCCAAACCCTCGCCACCCGGTGGCGCCATCTCTGGCGCTCAGCCCCTCTCAACCTCGACGGCCGTGACGTTCGCACCATCGATGTCGTCTCCCGCATCCTCTCCGCCCACCGGGGCCCCGGCCGCCGCTTTCGCTTCCCCTCACAACACCTGCGGTACTACCCCGCCATTGTGGATGCTTGGCTCCGATCCCCCGCCCTCGACAACCTCCAGGAGATTGACTGCTGCATCGAAATGTATGCGCCGGATGTGTCGCAAGCACCACCTCAGCCGGCGTCTACCTTCCGCTTCTCGTCGTGCCTTTGCGTGGCCACTCTCAGCCAGTGCCACCTCTCCGACGACGTCGCCCAGGCGCTTCAGTTCCCCAAGCTCAAGAAGCTCGCACTTCAATGGGTCAGCATTTCGGAGGATTCCCTGCATAGCATCATTGCTGCTTCTCCCGTCCTCGAGTGCTTGCTGCTTAGCACCATCTTTGGCTTCCGCTGTGTCAGGATCAGCTCAGCTAGCCTTACAAGCATTGGGGTGGGTGCTAATGGTCGGTATGAACCAACAGTGACATTCTTAGAAGAATTCATCATCGAGGATGCCCCTTGCCTTAAAAGGATTCTATATCATCGACCACCGCAATTGCCCATGCGAATGCAAGTGTCAGTTATTTCAGCACCCAGTCTAGAGACCTTGGGTTGCCTAAAATATTCTGATTACTCTTCCAGACTCACGTTGGGCTCTACGATTATTGAG CCATGCTACATAAAGGGATTCCAGGTCATTAACTCGACAACACCGGCATGTACTGTCAAGATTTTAGCAGTCAATATTTTTAAACTTCGCCTGGATGTGATTATTGACTTAATAAGATGCTTCCCATGCTTGGAGAAGTTGTATATCCAG tCATACAAGGAGGGAGACAATGATTTATGGCACCGTAAGCATCATAATCTTATTAAATGCCTTGACATCAGTCTCAAGACAGTCGTGTTGAATAATTATCAAGGCATAAGGCCACAAGTTAACTTTGCCACATTCTTTGTATTGAACGCAAAGATGCTGGAGTCAATGACATTTGAGTGCCAAAGGGACAGTGTGACTGATAGATTTCTTGCAAAGCAGCACCGGCTGCTCCAGCTGGAGAAAAGGGCTTCAAGATGCGCTCGGTTTTATTTTACTACTGAAAGCTGTCGCCATGATTTTTTGCATATCAATCATGTCCATGATTTGTCTATAAGCGATCCCTTTGAATGTGTTGAAGCAGGGGTTGGTGCATGCATATCCTTTGAGTAG